The following proteins are co-located in the Deinococcus aquaedulcis genome:
- a CDS encoding MFS transporter encodes MTALSPAPAAPTRAAPDRLTQATLLLLAALTVMSGATIAPALPAMQAHFADTPNAALLTKLALTILGVVIAVTAPISGVLADRFGRRPVLLGALTLYVLGGASGLVAQSLGQVLAGRVVLGLAVAGTMTAAGALVNDLFSGPGRGRFLSQQAAFTSFGGAVLLPLGGVLAAVSWRAPFALYLAAALLLPLVLRLPRGVPGQDAVGSAPQAAPRWGAIAVVYALALGYMIVFYLMPAQGPFLLRALGAEPGVMGLMLGSSTLMAAVTALVFSRFAGRFDTRRLAGLGMAIVALGWLLVFRAPGLAVVEAGLLVAGLGGGLVFPNLYAWLADLTPPAWRGRVTAGMSSAVFLGQFLSPLVLASSAGHEAQGFAAGAALAAVMGGALLALSLRPVPRAQG; translated from the coding sequence ATGACGGCCCTCTCCCCTGCCCCCGCCGCGCCCACCCGCGCGGCCCCGGACCGCCTCACACAGGCCACGCTGCTGCTGTTGGCCGCCCTGACGGTAATGTCCGGCGCCACCATTGCCCCGGCACTGCCCGCCATGCAGGCGCACTTTGCCGACACCCCGAACGCGGCGCTGCTGACCAAGCTGGCCCTGACCATCCTGGGCGTGGTGATTGCGGTGACCGCCCCCATCAGCGGCGTGCTGGCGGACCGCTTTGGCCGCCGCCCAGTGCTGCTGGGTGCGCTGACCCTGTACGTGCTGGGCGGCGCCAGCGGCCTGGTGGCCCAGAGCCTGGGACAGGTGCTGGCCGGGCGCGTGGTGCTGGGGCTGGCGGTGGCCGGCACCATGACGGCGGCGGGCGCCCTGGTCAACGACCTGTTCAGCGGCCCCGGGCGTGGGCGTTTCCTGAGCCAGCAGGCAGCTTTTACCAGCTTTGGCGGTGCGGTGCTGCTGCCCCTGGGCGGGGTGCTGGCGGCCGTGAGCTGGCGCGCGCCGTTCGCGCTGTATCTGGCGGCGGCCCTGCTGCTGCCGCTGGTGCTGCGCCTGCCGCGTGGGGTGCCGGGGCAGGACGCGGTAGGCAGCGCCCCGCAGGCCGCCCCGCGCTGGGGCGCCATTGCGGTGGTCTATGCCCTGGCGCTGGGCTACATGATCGTGTTTTACCTGATGCCTGCGCAGGGCCCCTTTCTGCTGCGCGCGCTGGGCGCCGAACCCGGCGTGATGGGCCTCATGCTGGGCAGTTCCACCCTGATGGCCGCTGTGACGGCGCTGGTCTTTTCACGCTTTGCCGGGCGCTTTGACACGCGGCGCCTCGCCGGGCTGGGCATGGCGATTGTGGCGCTGGGCTGGCTGCTGGTGTTCCGCGCGCCGGGGCTGGCGGTGGTGGAGGCCGGACTGCTGGTGGCGGGCCTGGGCGGGGGGCTGGTGTTTCCCAATCTGTATGCGTGGCTGGCCGACCTGACCCCGCCTGCATGGCGCGGCCGGGTCACGGCCGGCATGAGCAGCGCGGTGTTTCTGGGCCAGTTTCTTAGCCCGCTGGTGCTGGCGTCTTCCGCAGGCCACGAAGCCCAGGGCTTCGCAGCGGGGGCGGCCCTGGCGGCGGTGATGGGCGGGGCGCTGCTGGCCCTCAGCCTGCGGCCAGTGCCGCGCGCCCAGGGCTAG
- the ruvA gene encoding Holliday junction branch migration protein RuvA, whose amino-acid sequence MIAYLSGVVRDIRENSAVVVAGGVGYEVQCPVSTLGKLVVGEVAELNTRFVVREDAQLLFGFQDTDSLRLFDLLTGVSGVGPKLALALLSAMPVSALAAGLLGGDVKLLSSVSGVGKKTAERLVLELQNKVPDHLATPAAAGGGKAARVVGTAGRDAIDALLALGFREAQVRAVVAELLAAEPDLNADTLIRKGLGRLR is encoded by the coding sequence ATGATTGCTTATCTGTCCGGCGTGGTCCGGGACATCCGGGAAAACAGCGCTGTGGTGGTTGCCGGCGGCGTGGGCTACGAGGTGCAGTGCCCGGTGAGCACCCTGGGCAAGCTGGTGGTCGGCGAGGTGGCCGAGCTGAACACCCGCTTCGTGGTGCGTGAAGACGCCCAGCTGCTCTTTGGCTTTCAGGACACCGACAGCCTGCGCCTGTTTGACCTGCTGACCGGCGTGAGTGGCGTGGGCCCCAAGCTGGCCCTCGCCCTGCTCTCGGCCATGCCGGTGAGCGCCCTGGCCGCCGGGCTGCTGGGCGGCGACGTGAAACTGCTGAGCAGTGTCAGCGGCGTGGGCAAGAAAACCGCCGAGCGGCTGGTGCTGGAACTGCAGAACAAGGTGCCCGACCACTTGGCCACCCCGGCGGCAGCGGGCGGCGGCAAGGCCGCGCGCGTGGTGGGCACCGCCGGGCGCGACGCCATTGACGCCCTGCTGGCCCTGGGCTTCCGCGAGGCGCAGGTGCGCGCTGTGGTCGCCGAACTGCTGGCTGCAGAGCCGGACCTGAACGCCGATACCCTGATTCGCAAAGGGCTGGGGCGCCTGCGCTAA
- the fni gene encoding type 2 isopentenyl-diphosphate Delta-isomerase — protein MTPPEQADSAPPSSAPADSAIQVRKLRHIEACLRPESQYQRQTTGLEHVPWPYRALPERNLDEVALGTSFLGRPLRAPVLIGAMTGGAQAAGRINRHLALAAQRLGVGLMLGSQRVMLERPEARASFLVREVAPDILLVGNLGGAQFLLGYGPEHARRAVREVGADALAIHVNPLQEALQPGGDTRWAGLTGRLSAVLPHLDFPVVLKEVGHGLDARSVAAAAPLGFAALDVAGAGGTSWARVEQLVHHGAVQSTDLCELGIPTAQALRDARQAAPGVPLIASGGIRTGLDAARALALGAQVVAVARPLLAPALDSAEAVEDWLARFIHDLRVALFVGGYGSVEDVRALSV, from the coding sequence GTGACCCCGCCCGAGCAGGCCGACAGCGCCCCGCCAAGCAGTGCCCCTGCAGACAGCGCCATTCAGGTGCGCAAGCTGCGCCACATCGAAGCCTGCCTGCGCCCAGAAAGCCAGTACCAGCGCCAGACCACCGGCCTGGAACATGTGCCCTGGCCCTACCGCGCCCTGCCGGAACGCAACCTGGACGAGGTGGCGCTGGGCACCTCGTTTCTGGGGCGGCCACTGCGCGCCCCGGTGCTGATCGGCGCCATGACGGGCGGCGCCCAGGCCGCCGGGCGCATCAACCGGCATCTGGCCCTGGCGGCGCAGCGGCTGGGCGTGGGCCTGATGCTGGGCTCGCAGCGGGTGATGCTGGAGCGCCCTGAGGCCCGCGCCTCTTTTCTGGTGCGCGAGGTGGCCCCGGACATCCTGCTGGTGGGCAACCTGGGCGGCGCCCAGTTCCTGCTGGGCTACGGTCCCGAGCACGCGCGCCGCGCCGTGCGCGAGGTGGGCGCCGACGCCCTGGCCATTCACGTCAACCCTCTGCAAGAAGCCCTGCAGCCGGGCGGCGACACGCGCTGGGCGGGCCTGACCGGGCGGCTGTCGGCGGTGCTGCCCCACCTCGACTTTCCGGTGGTGCTCAAGGAGGTGGGGCACGGCCTGGACGCCCGCAGTGTGGCTGCCGCCGCGCCGCTGGGCTTTGCCGCGCTGGATGTGGCGGGGGCAGGGGGGACAAGCTGGGCGCGGGTGGAGCAGCTGGTTCACCACGGTGCAGTGCAAAGCACCGACCTGTGTGAATTGGGCATTCCCACCGCCCAGGCGCTGCGAGACGCCCGGCAGGCCGCGCCCGGGGTGCCCCTGATTGCCTCGGGTGGCATTCGCACGGGCCTGGATGCCGCCCGGGCCCTGGCCCTGGGCGCGCAGGTGGTGGCGGTGGCCCGGCCGCTGCTGGCCCCGGCCCTGGACAGCGCCGAAGCGGTGGAGGACTGGCTGGCGCGGTTTATTCACGACCTGCGCGTGGCCCTGTTTGTGGGGGGATACGGCAGTGTGGAGGATGTGCGGGCCCTGTCCGTTTAG
- a CDS encoding DUF456 domain-containing protein — protein sequence MSLAFLIFLVAWIIGMVGTFVPVVPATAIIFLGSVAATLVDGFQPWPDLPFLLTFLVITILIGLVDNVASAWGARKYGGSKQAVWGALIGGVVGILPIIPFGLIVGPLVGALIAELVVVKKAPADAMRAAWGTLVGLLTGLAAKLVLHLLIGLYELWRLWDPAKSVFG from the coding sequence ATGAGTCTTGCGTTTCTGATCTTTCTGGTGGCCTGGATTATCGGCATGGTGGGTACCTTTGTGCCGGTGGTGCCCGCCACCGCCATCATCTTTCTGGGTTCGGTGGCGGCCACGCTGGTGGACGGCTTTCAGCCCTGGCCGGACCTGCCCTTCCTGCTCACCTTTCTGGTGATCACCATCCTGATCGGACTGGTGGACAACGTGGCCTCGGCCTGGGGCGCGCGCAAGTACGGCGGCAGCAAGCAGGCGGTGTGGGGCGCCCTGATTGGCGGCGTGGTGGGGATTTTGCCCATCATTCCGTTTGGCCTGATCGTGGGCCCGCTGGTGGGCGCCCTGATCGCTGAACTGGTCGTGGTGAAAAAGGCCCCTGCCGACGCCATGCGCGCGGCCTGGGGCACCCTGGTGGGCCTGCTGACCGGGCTGGCCGCCAAGCTGGTGCTGCACCTCTTGATCGGTCTGTACGAACTGTGGCGCCTGTGGGACCCGGCCAAGAGCGTGTTCGGCTGA
- a CDS encoding YkvA family protein, giving the protein MSRPSLTTRLRTLARRLKAELLALSLAARDPRTPWYARAWALLVLAYALSPIDLIPDFIPVLGQLDDLLLVPAGLWLALRLIPPAVMADARRQAEAAPTRLGRSGWGAALIMAAYLGLLALAWVLWPRAGQ; this is encoded by the coding sequence GTGTCCAGACCCTCCTTGACCACGCGGCTGCGCACCCTGGCCCGGCGCCTGAAGGCCGAACTGCTGGCCCTCAGCCTCGCGGCGCGCGATCCGCGCACGCCCTGGTACGCCCGCGCGTGGGCGCTGCTGGTCCTGGCCTACGCCCTGAGCCCCATTGACCTGATCCCCGACTTCATTCCGGTGCTGGGGCAGCTGGACGACCTGCTGCTGGTTCCGGCCGGGCTGTGGCTGGCCCTGCGTCTGATTCCGCCAGCCGTCATGGCCGATGCCCGGCGGCAGGCCGAGGCTGCCCCGACCCGGCTGGGCCGCAGCGGCTGGGGCGCGGCGCTGATCATGGCCGCCTATCTGGGGCTGCTGGCGCTGGCCTGGGTCCTCTGGCCCCGCGCGGGCCAGTAG
- a CDS encoding CPBP family intramembrane glutamic endopeptidase, giving the protein MTAPHPSPPPTPPQAAPLSPVPPGIRAVDGNRAALTLLLVQNVVSALLMAAGVPLGTALLGAFALVVLVGLTIFSEVIETLRRDTRWRTPPAWGTALAAFVLAFLASRAFVVAVVALFPSAADSVPQFLSRGADLWALLLAAGLLIPFAEEVAFRGLLMRGHERAAGFTVAALTSTAVFALAHGAPASVAGILPLAYVLARVAQHTGSLWNSVIIHALNNTLAVGLGAFVAGRLPSDTAQATDLLQNPALKVPVALGSLLFGSVVLVVLHLWLTPRPDPQERSAPGPWLSAALVAVALFGLLAALATLPVFTQWASDLRGALR; this is encoded by the coding sequence ATGACGGCGCCGCACCCCAGCCCCCCGCCCACCCCGCCGCAGGCCGCCCCGCTTTCTCCCGTGCCCCCGGGCATCCGGGCGGTGGACGGCAACCGCGCCGCCCTGACGCTGCTGCTGGTGCAGAACGTGGTCTCGGCGCTGCTGATGGCTGCCGGGGTGCCGCTGGGCACGGCGCTGCTGGGCGCGTTTGCGCTGGTGGTGCTGGTGGGCCTGACCATCTTCAGTGAGGTGATAGAGACGCTGCGGCGCGACACCCGCTGGCGCACCCCCCCGGCCTGGGGCACGGCGCTGGCCGCGTTCGTGCTGGCTTTTCTGGCCTCGCGCGCCTTCGTGGTGGCGGTAGTGGCCCTGTTTCCCAGTGCGGCCGACAGCGTGCCGCAGTTTCTTAGCCGGGGCGCGGACCTGTGGGCGCTGCTGCTGGCGGCGGGCCTGCTGATTCCCTTTGCCGAAGAAGTGGCCTTCCGGGGCCTGCTGATGCGCGGGCACGAGCGCGCGGCGGGGTTCACGGTGGCCGCCCTGACCAGCACGGCCGTCTTCGCACTGGCGCACGGGGCGCCCGCCAGTGTGGCCGGCATTCTGCCGCTGGCCTACGTGCTGGCGCGCGTGGCGCAGCACACCGGCAGCCTGTGGAACAGCGTGATCATCCACGCGCTGAACAACACGCTGGCCGTGGGGCTGGGCGCCTTTGTGGCGGGCCGGCTGCCCAGCGACACGGCCCAGGCCACCGACCTGCTGCAGAACCCGGCCCTGAAGGTGCCGGTGGCGCTGGGCTCGCTGCTGTTTGGCAGCGTGGTCCTGGTCGTACTGCACCTGTGGCTGACCCCCCGCCCCGATCCGCAGGAACGCAGCGCCCCGGGCCCCTGGCTCAGCGCGGCGCTGGTGGCGGTGGCGCTGTTTGGGTTACTGGCGGCCCTGGCCACCTTGCCGGTGTTCACCCAGTGGGCCAGCGACCTGCGCGGGGCGCTGCGCTAG
- a CDS encoding response regulator, giving the protein MTTPDAAPAAVRVLLVDDHAVVRQGLRLFLGLDPLIDVVGEAANGEEALLLAAQLRPDVVIMDLMMPVMDGIQATRTLKRQQPDTEVIALTSTLEEHKVNGAIEAGAISYMLKDASSDTLADAIHAAARGEVRLHPEAAKRLVRDFRGGEMRETLTPKETIVLQLLAHGYSNKDIAADQGVSEATVKTHVSRLLGKLGLDSRTQAALYALKHGIAQLDGVAL; this is encoded by the coding sequence ATGACCACCCCCGATGCTGCCCCTGCCGCCGTGCGCGTGCTGCTGGTGGACGACCACGCCGTCGTTCGCCAGGGCCTGCGCCTGTTTCTGGGCCTGGACCCCCTGATTGACGTGGTGGGCGAGGCCGCCAACGGCGAGGAAGCCCTCCTGCTGGCCGCCCAGCTGCGGCCCGACGTGGTGATCATGGACCTGATGATGCCCGTGATGGACGGCATTCAGGCCACCCGCACCCTCAAGCGCCAGCAGCCCGACACCGAGGTGATTGCCCTGACCAGCACCCTGGAAGAGCACAAGGTGAACGGCGCTATTGAGGCCGGGGCCATCAGCTACATGCTTAAAGACGCCTCCAGCGATACCCTGGCCGACGCCATTCACGCCGCCGCCCGGGGCGAGGTGCGGCTGCACCCCGAAGCCGCCAAGCGCCTGGTGCGCGATTTCCGGGGCGGCGAGATGCGCGAAACCCTGACCCCCAAGGAAACGATTGTGCTGCAGCTGCTGGCCCACGGCTACAGCAACAAGGACATTGCCGCCGATCAGGGGGTCAGCGAGGCCACCGTCAAGACCCATGTGTCGCGCCTGCTGGGCAAACTGGGCCTGGACAGCCGCACCCAGGCGGCCCTGTACGCCCTGAAGCACGGGATTGCCCAGCTAGACGGCGTGGCGCTGTAA
- a CDS encoding DUF4097 family beta strand repeat-containing protein produces the protein MTTWPPSRPLLPVLGRMALGLGLVGAGLALAWHGAARTLTPGMSVQNTPLQVPLDGPLPLDLASSAALNFSGDRVNVAVSPLPPGSPMAVQGSARHRARNPVQAEVSRQGRAITAQVTLNVQPPNTRGVVLGGPEPVQHTLTLALARGLPLTLGSVTTSGDQRLQLTPLRVRALTLRSDSGDVALVLPARPAGPVSVVTRSGNVVLTAPKGSAPDALRVNTADGELRLNLAGMRTQTLGVGSDSGDLRLTLPVILGRATVTTATGDVTVSATPLTRGSLDIRTQGGRVTLRLPPALSTRVRFTDRDTLNWPRTRPPSPTPALDVFVDAPRSEFTLSPLEDTP, from the coding sequence GTGACCACGTGGCCGCCGTCGAGGCCGCTGCTGCCGGTGCTGGGGCGCATGGCGCTGGGGCTGGGGCTGGTGGGCGCCGGGCTGGCGCTGGCGTGGCACGGCGCTGCGCGCACGCTGACTCCCGGCATGAGCGTGCAGAACACGCCCCTGCAGGTGCCGCTGGACGGCCCACTGCCCCTGGACCTCGCCAGCAGCGCCGCGCTGAATTTCAGCGGGGACCGGGTGAATGTGGCGGTCTCGCCGCTGCCGCCCGGCAGCCCCATGGCCGTGCAGGGTTCGGCCCGCCACCGCGCCCGCAACCCGGTGCAGGCCGAGGTCAGCCGCCAGGGCCGCGCCATTACCGCGCAGGTCACCCTGAACGTGCAGCCGCCAAACACGCGCGGGGTGGTGCTGGGCGGCCCCGAACCTGTGCAGCACACCCTCACCCTGGCGCTGGCGCGGGGATTGCCCCTCACGCTGGGCAGCGTGACCACCAGCGGCGATCAGCGCCTGCAGCTCACCCCGCTGCGGGTGCGTGCGCTGACCCTGCGCAGCGACAGCGGCGACGTGGCCCTGGTGCTGCCGGCGCGGCCCGCTGGCCCCGTCAGCGTGGTCACCCGCAGCGGCAACGTGGTGCTCACGGCCCCCAAAGGCAGCGCGCCCGACGCCCTGCGCGTGAACACCGCCGACGGCGAGCTGCGGCTGAACCTAGCGGGCATGCGCACCCAGACCCTGGGCGTGGGCAGCGACAGCGGCGACCTGCGCCTGACCCTGCCGGTCATCCTGGGCCGCGCCACGGTGACCACCGCCACGGGCGACGTGACGGTCAGCGCCACCCCCCTCACGCGCGGCAGCCTGGACATCCGCACCCAGGGCGGGCGCGTGACGCTGCGCCTGCCGCCCGCCCTGAGCACGCGGGTGCGTTTTACCGACCGCGACACCCTGAACTGGCCCCGCACCCGGCCGCCCAGCCCCACCCCCGCGCTGGACGTGTTCGTGGACGCGCCCCGCTCGGAATTCACCCTGTCTCCCCTGGAGGACACCCCATGA